Proteins found in one Zea mays cultivar B73 chromosome 1, Zm-B73-REFERENCE-NAM-5.0, whole genome shotgun sequence genomic segment:
- the LOC542012 gene encoding translocon of outer membrane of chloroplast35, protein MASPIPREWVGLQQFPAATQTKLHELLGKLKEEDVSTLTILVMGKGGVGKSSTVNSIVGERVASVSAFQSEGLRPMMCSRTRAGFTLNIIDTPGLIEGGYINEQAVDIIKRFLLGKTIDVLLYVDRLDAYRMDTLDEQVIRAITNSFGKDIWRRSLVVLTHAQLSPPDGIDYNDFFTRRSEALLRYIHSGAGINKREYGDFPLPIALVENSGRCKTNEHGEKILPDGTLWVPNLMKEITVVISNGSSPTHVDQKLIDGPNPNNRRKLFIPLILAVEYFLVVKGIRRAIHADIANGKVDDWEQRYRDLVGSRDLVEQKGSTSRNRKA, encoded by the exons ATGGCGTCGCCGATACCGCGCGAGTGGGTCGGGCTGCAGCAGTTTCCGGCGGCTACACAGACCAAGCTGCACGAACTCCTCGGCAAACTCAAGGAGGAG GATGTGAGCACATTAACAATTCTGGTGATGGGGAAAGGTGGAGTGGGAAAGTCATCCACTGTTAACTCCATCGTTGGGGAGAGGGTTGCCTCTGTCAGCGCTTTCCAG TCTGAGGGTCTGAGACCAATGATGTGCTCGCGCACAAGGGCAGGGTTCACTTTGAACATTATCGACACTCCTGGGCTTATTGAAGGTGGATACATTAATGAGCAGGCCGTTGACATCATTAAGAG ATTTCTTCTAGGCAAGACTATCGATGTTCTCCTGTACGTGGATCGTTTGGATGCGTATAGAATGGATACACTGGATGAACAGGTTATAAGAGCCATCACCAATTCATTTGGAAAAGATATTTGGCGAAGATCATTGGTTGTGTTGACCCATGCCCAACTCTCACCACCTGATGGAATCGACTATAATGATTTCTTTACAAGAAGATCAGAGGCACTTTTGCGATACATCCACTCAGGAGCAGGAATCAACAAACGAGAATATGGG GATTTCCCCTTGCCAATAGCATTGGTGGAGAACAGTGGAAGGTGCAAGACTAATGAGCATGGGGAGAAG ATACTTCCGGACGGAACTCTGTGGGTTCCAAACCTGATGAAAGAAATTACTGTTGTCATCTCAAACGGGAGCAGTCCCACTCATGTTGATCAGAAGTTAATTGATGGTCCAAACCCTAACAATCGCCGAAAGTTGTTCATACCACTTATCCTTGCTGTGGAG TACTTCTTGGTGGTAAAAGGAATCCGGAGGGCGATCCATGCAGATATCGCAAACGGGAAGGTAGATGACTGGGAGCAGCGTTACCGGGACCTGGTGGGAAGCAGGGACCTCGTAGAGCAGAAAGGTTCTACCTCCCGGAACCGCAAAGCCTAA